A window of Methanolobus sediminis contains these coding sequences:
- a CDS encoding multidrug effflux MFS transporter: MDNSGKLKNIVPLLALLTAFPAFSTDMILPAIPSLAELWSKPLSVVNLILIGFFVTYGFSLLFYGPISDRYGRKKPLMAGIILYILASILCAMANGATALIVSRVLQAAGAAASASISMAMTKDIFSGNERQRILAYIAVIMALAPMFAPIVGGWILAYLSWHWIFIAQGAMGLIGLLGVIRTPETLKEPTIVPISKVMNSYWGLLLNTNYVVMVLVMSISLLPLYSFIAGSSALYINKFGMSEQTFSYFFAFNALALMTGSMSCLKLTDRINPKHLMTAGFAGIAIGAVLILTIGHYGPWTFALPMALITYSIGISRPPSNHLVLEQVHKDAGAASSLLIFTYFTLGAVGMWLVSQEWMERMQILGTITLVCGVIVFAAWILLQKRGLGSEHKN; the protein is encoded by the coding sequence ATGGACAATTCCGGTAAACTAAAAAACATAGTTCCTTTATTAGCTCTTTTGACAGCATTTCCAGCATTTTCTACAGACATGATACTGCCAGCGATACCGTCACTTGCAGAACTGTGGAGCAAACCACTCTCCGTGGTTAACCTTATACTCATCGGTTTCTTTGTAACTTATGGATTTTCACTGCTTTTCTATGGTCCGATATCCGACAGGTACGGACGCAAGAAACCTTTGATGGCAGGTATCATTTTGTACATACTTGCCAGTATCCTCTGTGCTATGGCCAATGGTGCCACTGCATTAATCGTATCCAGAGTACTGCAGGCAGCCGGAGCTGCTGCCAGTGCATCCATTTCAATGGCTATGACGAAGGATATCTTTTCAGGAAACGAAAGACAGAGAATACTTGCTTACATCGCCGTTATAATGGCACTTGCACCTATGTTTGCACCTATTGTAGGCGGATGGATACTTGCATACCTTTCATGGCACTGGATTTTCATTGCCCAGGGTGCAATGGGACTTATCGGACTTCTTGGAGTTATCAGAACACCAGAAACACTAAAAGAACCAACAATAGTTCCTATTTCAAAGGTCATGAATTCTTACTGGGGACTGCTTCTCAACACAAATTATGTAGTCATGGTCCTTGTGATGTCAATCAGCCTGCTGCCACTTTACAGTTTCATTGCCGGGTCTTCAGCCCTTTACATCAACAAATTCGGAATGAGTGAACAGACTTTCAGTTACTTTTTCGCATTCAATGCCCTTGCACTCATGACAGGGTCAATGTCATGCCTGAAACTCACAGACAGAATTAATCCAAAACATCTGATGACAGCCGGTTTTGCAGGGATTGCAATCGGAGCCGTACTAATCCTCACAATAGGACATTACGGACCCTGGACATTTGCACTCCCAATGGCACTCATCACATACTCCATAGGAATCAGCAGGCCACCGAGCAACCACCTGGTACTCGAACAGGTACACAAGGATGCCGGAGCTGCATCTTCCCTGCTCATATTCACATACTTCACACTTGGAGCAGTTGGTATGTGGCTGGTATCGCAGGAATGGATGGAGCGCATGCAGATACTGGGAACCATCACTCTGGTTTGCGGAGTTATTGTTTTCGCAGCATGGATACTATTGCAGAAAAGAGGACTTGGCTCTGAACATAAGAACTAG
- a CDS encoding alpha-2-macroglobulin family protein, whose protein sequence is MNFTGKKKGSLILLVSMATIFAALISGCIGNNTDSVLSSNIAGPCGGQVSSMGDEFFILAPQTLFSGGESSVTMAAFSDNKSVERCVEYTLTDEYDNEITLVQASTSESGNVVATFEVPDVEEGTYVLTAKPSGFDTNFTATVDVVKNNPIFIETDKPIYKPGQTIHGRIVSLNNNLVPVEQDVTVEITDAKGIKVFKEELRSNEYGIISFDLPLASELNLGTWKIIATSGSSSSNVDIQVDKYVLPKFDVSLETLQEWFLVSDKITGTVSANYFFGKEVDGDVLVEASRYVGEWEQYATFSGTLENGTIEFELPAVEYAAGTYGAGGQASLMLNVTVTDTGNHSESTNKLLTIAESPIILQLIPESSIIKPGMPLQVLVVTKDPAGEPIDTEVTVETRLRNESYEYTHDEYNLITENGVAMLELNIPKSSTNLYIDAYVDANSAWASESLNAAYSPSASFIHITQTSDGVPEVGDTISFHVYSTNPGTVYYDVFANGRTVYSATSDESDISIPVTPQMSPQAKVVAYMINPNSEVSVDVLPFDVEFSTQVDLSSSFSSESAEPGDDVTVDFDAGSKSMIGFSIVDESVYALSEGRLNLKQVFDELEKRFMEPQAESHPSWYSEGAYDTLYNEGMVVMASPGIDVPHTREYGYQLTGREVVFDGGNFAGFMMDVDEDMVVDEAVMEAIPTEEEAVDEPMAEGDNLAEVKRVRQFFPETWVWMPELLTDENGLASVDLNAPDSITTWRLHAVSTGPEGIGISESSLTVFQDFFVDPDLPYSVTRGEEFPVQVQVYNYLDTEQDVKLTLSGADWFKVIGDDVQTVTVDGNGVGYASFTISPTKVGKQIVEITGQTTERADAVRKDIIVEAEGATREIVDNGVLSNGSVELDTTLPGDIVPDSEKILVSFTPSIVAQSISGVDDLLGMPYGCGEQNMMLFSTDVEVLRYLKATGQDNPEVRAKAEMYIITGYQRELTYRHGDGSFSAFGENDESGSLWLTSFVLSQFSGARDVTTIDEDILSDAADWIEFYQQEDGSWEQVGFVIHQDMMGGVSGTYALTAYTTLALEEYGSANPVVMAKAQKYLEDNLAGQDDPYALAIGTLALQKLNSPLADKALTELLAISKQDDDGMYWGYGSGDVKLPYEYGGYGFIAPSSKNVETTAYATLALIEAKNPAATSSLKWIAAQRNSNGGFSSTQDTVMAFRALMSAAASAGRDIDATVHVIADGTEIKTVEVNQQNFDVVQIIEIPDGVSIVTLSLEGTGDLNYQLVRRFNVILPDVIEQNEIELDVEYDSTDVSVNDIVTVNAHIKYNGITGIDGTTSSSGMMIVDLAVPTGFSPVTSSLEATKASEEKITRYEIAGRKVIFYIDDMQPGEELDLSMQVKALFPVKAIVSESKAYSYYNPEVVAEVKGMNVTVV, encoded by the coding sequence ATGAATTTCACAGGAAAAAAGAAAGGATCATTAATTCTATTGGTATCGATGGCGACAATTTTTGCAGCTCTTATATCGGGTTGTATAGGGAACAATACAGATTCCGTACTTTCTTCAAATATTGCAGGGCCATGTGGTGGTCAGGTATCATCTATGGGTGATGAATTCTTCATACTTGCACCACAAACCCTTTTCTCAGGTGGCGAGAGTTCCGTAACAATGGCAGCTTTTTCTGACAACAAATCCGTGGAACGTTGTGTGGAATATACGCTTACCGATGAATATGACAATGAGATTACTCTTGTCCAGGCATCGACATCCGAATCAGGAAATGTTGTAGCTACCTTTGAAGTACCTGATGTTGAAGAGGGAACGTATGTACTAACTGCAAAGCCGTCAGGTTTTGATACTAATTTCACGGCAACAGTGGATGTAGTAAAAAATAATCCTATTTTCATTGAGACTGACAAACCAATCTACAAACCCGGCCAGACAATACACGGCAGGATAGTCTCTCTTAATAACAATCTTGTTCCGGTGGAGCAGGATGTAACTGTCGAAATTACAGATGCAAAAGGCATCAAGGTATTCAAGGAAGAGCTTCGTTCAAATGAATACGGCATAATTTCCTTTGACCTTCCACTCGCATCCGAACTCAATCTTGGAACGTGGAAAATAATAGCAACATCAGGAAGCTCCAGTTCTAACGTTGACATTCAGGTAGACAAATATGTGCTTCCGAAGTTTGATGTTTCACTTGAAACGCTGCAGGAATGGTTCCTTGTTTCAGATAAAATAACAGGCACAGTTTCAGCCAATTATTTCTTTGGAAAAGAGGTGGATGGTGATGTTCTTGTGGAAGCTTCACGCTACGTTGGTGAGTGGGAGCAATATGCAACTTTCTCCGGCACACTTGAGAACGGAACCATTGAATTTGAACTTCCGGCTGTGGAATATGCAGCAGGAACTTACGGAGCAGGTGGTCAGGCAAGTCTCATGCTCAATGTGACTGTTACAGACACTGGAAACCACAGCGAGTCCACAAACAAGCTTCTGACAATTGCAGAATCTCCTATAATTCTCCAGCTAATTCCTGAGTCAAGTATAATTAAACCGGGAATGCCGCTTCAGGTTCTTGTTGTCACAAAGGATCCAGCAGGAGAGCCAATTGACACTGAGGTCACGGTAGAGACAAGATTAAGGAACGAGTCCTATGAGTATACACATGACGAGTATAATCTAATTACAGAAAACGGGGTTGCAATGCTTGAGCTTAATATTCCTAAAAGCAGTACCAATCTATACATAGATGCATATGTCGATGCTAATAGTGCATGGGCCAGTGAGTCATTAAATGCTGCGTACTCTCCAAGTGCAAGTTTCATTCACATCACCCAGACAAGTGATGGAGTTCCTGAAGTTGGTGATACAATTTCCTTCCATGTCTATTCGACAAATCCGGGAACTGTTTACTATGATGTATTTGCCAATGGAAGGACAGTTTATTCAGCAACAAGCGATGAATCTGATATCAGTATTCCAGTTACACCTCAGATGAGTCCTCAGGCAAAGGTTGTTGCTTACATGATAAACCCCAACAGCGAGGTATCAGTGGATGTGCTTCCTTTTGATGTGGAATTCTCCACTCAGGTAGACCTTTCCAGTTCATTCAGCAGTGAATCGGCCGAACCAGGAGATGATGTTACAGTTGATTTCGATGCCGGAAGCAAATCCATGATTGGATTTTCTATAGTTGATGAATCTGTTTACGCTCTCAGTGAGGGCAGGCTCAATCTTAAACAGGTTTTTGATGAGCTGGAAAAGCGTTTCATGGAACCACAGGCAGAATCTCATCCATCATGGTACTCAGAAGGTGCCTATGATACTCTTTACAACGAAGGTATGGTAGTAATGGCATCGCCAGGAATTGATGTTCCTCATACCCGGGAATATGGTTATCAGTTAACTGGTCGTGAAGTTGTTTTTGATGGTGGAAATTTTGCAGGCTTCATGATGGATGTTGATGAAGATATGGTGGTGGATGAAGCAGTTATGGAGGCAATTCCTACTGAGGAAGAAGCAGTTGATGAACCAATGGCCGAAGGAGACAACCTTGCAGAAGTGAAGCGTGTGCGTCAGTTCTTCCCTGAGACATGGGTATGGATGCCTGAACTTCTAACCGACGAGAATGGTCTTGCAAGCGTTGACCTGAATGCACCGGACAGCATTACCACATGGAGATTGCATGCAGTTTCAACCGGACCTGAGGGAATTGGTATTTCAGAATCCAGTCTAACTGTGTTCCAGGACTTCTTCGTTGACCCTGATCTGCCATATTCTGTAACAAGGGGAGAGGAATTCCCTGTTCAGGTGCAGGTTTATAATTATCTTGACACTGAGCAGGATGTCAAACTCACACTGAGTGGTGCTGACTGGTTCAAAGTAATCGGTGACGATGTCCAGACAGTCACCGTGGACGGGAATGGTGTGGGATATGCCAGCTTTACGATCAGTCCTACAAAGGTTGGAAAACAGATCGTTGAGATAACAGGGCAGACAACAGAAAGAGCCGATGCCGTCAGAAAGGACATCATCGTGGAAGCAGAAGGTGCAACCCGTGAAATAGTTGATAATGGAGTGCTCAGCAACGGTTCTGTGGAACTTGATACAACACTCCCAGGAGATATTGTTCCGGATTCTGAAAAAATCCTTGTAAGTTTTACTCCAAGTATTGTTGCTCAAAGCATAAGCGGAGTGGATGACCTGCTTGGAATGCCATATGGATGTGGTGAACAAAACATGATGCTATTCTCAACAGACGTTGAGGTTCTACGCTATCTGAAAGCAACAGGGCAGGATAATCCGGAAGTCCGTGCAAAAGCTGAGATGTACATTATCACAGGCTACCAGCGTGAGCTTACATACCGCCACGGCGATGGTTCATTCTCAGCATTCGGTGAGAATGATGAGAGCGGCAGTCTCTGGCTCACTTCATTCGTGCTTTCCCAGTTCAGTGGTGCAAGAGATGTCACCACAATTGATGAGGATATACTATCCGATGCAGCAGACTGGATAGAGTTCTACCAGCAGGAAGATGGTTCATGGGAGCAGGTCGGTTTTGTGATTCATCAGGACATGATGGGTGGTGTGAGTGGAACATACGCTCTGACAGCATACACGACCCTTGCACTGGAGGAATATGGTTCCGCAAACCCTGTTGTCATGGCAAAAGCCCAGAAGTATCTTGAGGACAATCTTGCAGGTCAGGATGATCCTTATGCTCTTGCTATCGGAACTCTTGCATTGCAGAAACTTAATAGTCCTCTTGCAGATAAAGCTCTAACTGAACTGCTGGCAATCTCAAAACAGGATGATGACGGCATGTACTGGGGATACGGTTCCGGTGATGTAAAACTCCCATACGAGTATGGTGGCTATGGTTTCATAGCTCCGTCAAGCAAGAATGTGGAAACAACCGCATACGCCACCCTTGCATTGATCGAGGCAAAGAATCCGGCTGCAACATCATCACTGAAATGGATTGCTGCACAGCGTAATTCAAACGGTGGCTTCTCAAGTACCCAGGATACTGTTATGGCTTTCAGGGCTCTGATGAGTGCAGCAGCTTCTGCCGGAAGGGACATTGATGCAACAGTACATGTGATCGCTGACGGTACTGAAATAAAGACGGTTGAAGTTAACCAGCAGAACTTCGATGTTGTTCAGATCATCGAGATTCCGGATGGTGTGTCAATTGTCACCCTTTCACTAGAGGGTACAGGCGACCTTAACTATCAGCTTGTGAGACGTTTCAATGTCATTCTCCCTGATGTCATTGAGCAGAATGAGATCGAGCTTGATGTTGAATATGATTCAACTGATGTTTCAGTTAACGATATAGTGACAGTGAACGCTCACATCAAGTACAACGGAATCACTGGTATCGATGGCACTACAAGTTCAAGTGGTATGATGATAGTTGACCTTGCAGTTCCGACTGGTTTCAGCCCTGTAACTTCAAGTCTGGAAGCAACAAAGGCATCAGAGGAAAAGATAACACGATACGAGATCGCTGGAAGGAAAGTTATCTTTTATATTGATGACATGCAGCCGGGTGAGGAACTTGATCTCAGCATGCAGGTTAAGGCGCTGTTCCCTGTGAAAGCGATTGTTTCTGAAAGCAAGGCTTACTCGTACTACAATCCGGAGGTTGTTGCTGAAGTTAAGGGAATGAATGTGACTGTAGTTTGA
- the mutS gene encoding DNA mismatch repair protein MutS, with product MEKMTPAMQQYYAAKEEHKDALIFFRMGDFYESFGEDAKTIAKELEITLTTRGKGKDGEKMPLAGIPYHAIDNYLPRLIKKGYKVAICEQLEDPKKAKGVVKRGVVRVVTPGTAMDSSMFSDSSNNYLVALYGDKGEFGLSFLDISTGEFLATQLTDEEPYDRIISELARMGPSECIMPPSMLKDAHLKERIKDLRIIIHEFDEDLFDHKIAEKVLLDHFKVSTLEGMGCSELLAAVSSAGAALRYATDTQMRELSQVQTLKTYFDSEFMVLDAITLRNLEIVRNVRGEGNDASLIGVLDETKTPMGRRQLQKWLLKPLISVDAINDRLDAVSWLHDNTLVRFDIRAHLSYVKDMERLVGRVIYGNSNARDLVSLKKSLESVPLLLASLQECEGIELLESTSSKLSSFAELDELAKLIDSAIVEEPPLSVRDGGMIKPGYNEQLDELFDLSKNGKQWIAKFQQKERDRTGIRSMKVGYNKVFGYYLEVTKANISQVPDDYIRKQTMTNAERFYTPELKERESAILSADEKMTALEYELLTELNTIIASHSRQLQETAALIGTLDVLANLAEVAANNNYVRPAITSDCRLLIRDGRHPVVENTVPGGFVPNDTEMDCSENQFQLITGPNMAGKSTYMRQIAMIVIMAQSGSFVPASHASIGIVDRVFTRVGAFDDLASGQSTFMVEMVELANILNNATPKSLVLLDEIGRGTSTYDGYSIAKAVVEYIHNKGRVGVRSLFATHYHQLTEVAASLKRVKNYHIAVKEDGDDLVFLRKIVPGATDRSYGIHVARIAGVPHAVTSRAKEILEDIEDECMLSEEDRKGSKKKQRSSAKYTQVILFDQDASYGESAPDPIVEELKKLDINSMTPIEALNKLNELKGKLA from the coding sequence ATGGAAAAGATGACACCTGCAATGCAGCAGTATTATGCAGCCAAGGAAGAGCATAAGGACGCCCTCATATTCTTCAGGATGGGGGATTTTTACGAATCATTTGGAGAAGATGCAAAGACAATTGCAAAGGAGCTTGAGATCACCCTGACAACTCGCGGGAAGGGAAAAGACGGGGAGAAGATGCCGCTGGCCGGTATTCCCTATCATGCAATTGATAATTATCTTCCGCGGCTTATCAAGAAAGGATATAAGGTTGCTATATGTGAGCAGCTTGAAGACCCAAAGAAGGCAAAGGGTGTAGTGAAAAGAGGAGTTGTAAGGGTTGTAACTCCAGGCACTGCAATGGATTCTTCCATGTTCTCGGATTCCTCTAATAATTATCTTGTGGCTCTGTATGGTGATAAGGGTGAATTTGGTCTGTCTTTTCTGGATATTTCCACAGGAGAATTCCTTGCAACCCAGCTTACTGATGAGGAGCCATATGATCGAATCATAAGTGAGCTTGCACGCATGGGGCCATCTGAATGCATCATGCCTCCATCCATGCTAAAAGACGCTCATCTCAAAGAGAGAATAAAAGACCTGAGGATAATTATTCATGAGTTTGATGAGGATCTATTCGATCACAAAATTGCTGAAAAAGTCCTCCTTGACCATTTTAAAGTATCCACTTTAGAGGGCATGGGTTGCAGTGAACTCCTGGCGGCAGTTTCATCTGCCGGTGCAGCATTGCGTTATGCGACCGACACCCAGATGAGAGAACTCTCACAGGTACAAACACTAAAGACTTATTTTGATTCCGAGTTCATGGTTCTGGATGCCATAACCCTGAGGAATCTGGAAATCGTCAGGAATGTCCGGGGAGAAGGAAACGATGCATCTCTTATCGGTGTTCTTGATGAAACAAAAACCCCAATGGGCAGAAGACAATTACAAAAATGGCTTCTGAAACCACTGATCTCTGTGGATGCTATCAATGACAGGCTGGATGCTGTTTCATGGCTTCATGATAATACACTTGTGAGATTCGATATACGTGCCCATCTTTCTTATGTAAAGGACATGGAACGTCTTGTAGGAAGGGTAATATATGGAAACTCCAATGCAAGAGACCTTGTCTCTCTTAAAAAATCTCTGGAATCCGTTCCTCTTTTGCTTGCTTCTCTTCAGGAATGCGAAGGCATAGAATTACTTGAAAGCACTTCATCAAAGCTTTCATCATTTGCAGAGCTCGATGAACTTGCAAAACTCATAGACAGCGCAATTGTGGAAGAGCCTCCTCTCAGTGTCAGGGATGGAGGAATGATAAAACCCGGTTATAATGAGCAGCTTGATGAGCTGTTCGATCTTTCAAAGAATGGAAAACAATGGATTGCAAAGTTCCAGCAGAAAGAGCGTGACAGGACCGGAATAAGGTCCATGAAAGTAGGTTATAACAAGGTTTTCGGTTATTATCTTGAGGTCACAAAGGCCAACATCTCACAGGTTCCTGATGATTATATCAGGAAGCAGACAATGACCAATGCCGAGAGGTTCTATACTCCTGAACTGAAAGAACGTGAGAGTGCCATACTTTCGGCTGATGAGAAGATGACGGCACTTGAATATGAACTTCTCACTGAGCTAAATACTATAATCGCATCTCATTCCAGACAGTTGCAGGAAACTGCAGCCCTTATAGGGACACTGGATGTGCTCGCAAACCTTGCTGAAGTTGCAGCCAATAATAATTACGTAAGACCTGCGATTACTTCTGACTGCAGGTTGCTTATCAGGGATGGAAGACATCCTGTGGTTGAGAACACAGTTCCAGGTGGATTTGTTCCCAATGATACTGAGATGGATTGCAGTGAGAACCAGTTCCAGCTTATCACCGGACCTAACATGGCAGGTAAATCCACATACATGAGACAGATCGCGATGATAGTTATCATGGCACAGTCAGGTTCCTTTGTTCCTGCATCGCACGCTTCCATTGGAATTGTGGACAGGGTATTCACAAGGGTAGGTGCTTTTGATGACCTTGCAAGCGGTCAGAGTACATTTATGGTTGAAATGGTTGAGCTTGCTAATATCCTGAACAACGCAACACCTAAAAGCCTTGTACTGCTTGACGAGATCGGCAGGGGTACCAGTACTTATGATGGTTACAGTATTGCAAAGGCTGTGGTGGAATATATTCATAATAAAGGGCGTGTCGGTGTCAGGTCACTTTTCGCCACGCACTATCACCAGCTTACAGAAGTTGCAGCCAGTCTAAAGAGAGTTAAGAATTATCATATTGCCGTGAAAGAAGACGGTGATGACCTTGTTTTCCTGCGCAAGATCGTTCCGGGTGCAACAGACAGGAGTTATGGTATCCATGTTGCAAGAATAGCCGGTGTGCCTCATGCAGTCACTTCAAGAGCAAAGGAAATCCTTGAGGATATCGAGGATGAGTGTATGCTTAGTGAAGAGGACCGCAAGGGAAGTAAAAAGAAACAACGCAGCAGTGCCAAATATACTCAGGTCATACTCTTTGATCAGGATGCTTCTTATGGTGAATCTGCTCCTGATCCTATTGTTGAAGAGCTGAAAAAACTGGATATAAATTCAATGACTCCTATCGAAGCATTGAATAAACTGAATGAGTTGAAAGGAAAATTGGCATAG
- a CDS encoding DUF2085 domain-containing protein yields MTDTTSLKSEILSGLNETSKYLLSHHEVSEYYKCLELEHDGKKHYLCARCFGIYTGLIIGFLYYNYISDSHLSYALISILPMPAIIDWSISAFEINRSKNLFRIISGFLLGIAYLNGILLLFRNFPDYTILAIGIFYVSLALLLLFLKKKLIESTNCDIC; encoded by the coding sequence ATGACAGACACTACTTCTCTAAAATCGGAGATTCTCTCCGGATTGAATGAGACTTCGAAGTATCTGTTATCCCATCATGAAGTCAGTGAATATTACAAATGTCTGGAACTGGAACATGATGGGAAAAAACACTACTTATGCGCCAGATGCTTTGGAATATATACTGGCTTGATAATTGGTTTTCTTTACTACAATTACATTTCAGATTCACATTTATCATATGCATTGATATCTATACTCCCTATGCCAGCAATTATTGATTGGTCAATATCAGCATTTGAAATCAACAGGAGCAAAAACCTTTTCAGAATTATATCCGGTTTTTTGCTGGGAATTGCATACTTAAACGGAATTCTGCTGCTTTTCAGAAATTTCCCGGATTATACAATACTAGCAATAGGAATATTTTACGTATCTTTAGCCTTATTATTGCTTTTTTTGAAGAAAAAACTCATAGAATCTACTAATTGTGATATCTGTTAA
- a CDS encoding SAM-dependent methyltransferase: MSVKYQNVVPWGRSFQEYVDMFSLTDKDLEKSILGCGDGPASFNCEMNRKGKSVVSVDPIYEQDRDSIQKRIDETYSEVLEQTMANQDKFIWKNISSVEELGSIRMNSMSQFLDDFEEGKKQGRYVSGVLPELPFADASFDLVLVSHLLFLYSEQLSFDFHVQAIDELLRVAGEVRIFPLVDLDSRKSIHLDEIIGHLVSQGYVVSEEKVNYEFQKGGNTMLRIIHS, translated from the coding sequence ATGTCTGTGAAGTACCAGAATGTAGTTCCCTGGGGACGTTCCTTTCAGGAATATGTTGACATGTTCAGTCTTACGGATAAAGATTTGGAAAAATCCATTCTGGGTTGTGGTGACGGTCCTGCCAGTTTTAACTGTGAAATGAACAGGAAGGGCAAATCGGTAGTTTCAGTTGATCCTATCTATGAACAGGACAGGGATTCGATTCAAAAAAGGATTGATGAAACTTATTCAGAAGTGCTGGAGCAGACAATGGCAAACCAGGACAAGTTCATCTGGAAGAACATATCCTCGGTTGAAGAGCTTGGCAGTATTCGAATGAATTCAATGAGTCAGTTTCTTGATGATTTTGAGGAAGGAAAAAAACAGGGCAGGTATGTTTCAGGTGTATTGCCTGAACTGCCGTTTGCAGACGCCTCATTTGACCTGGTACTTGTATCACACCTTCTGTTCTTATACTCAGAGCAGCTATCATTTGATTTTCATGTGCAGGCAATTGATGAACTTCTGAGGGTTGCCGGTGAAGTAAGAATATTTCCGCTTGTTGATCTGGATTCAAGAAAATCCATACATCTGGATGAAATCATAGGCCATTTAGTTTCACAAGGTTATGTTGTTAGTGAGGAAAAGGTGAACTATGAATTCCAGAAGGGCGGGAATACGATGTTGAGGATCATTCATTCCTGA
- a CDS encoding NINE protein, translated as MEENIVGDNEKYCTKCGSVITKEAVICPKCGVKQPSIGSSGEKNKVAAGILGILLGGLGAHKFYLGQVGTGILYLCFSWTMIPSLIGLIEGIIYLTMSDDDFNSKYN; from the coding sequence ATGGAAGAAAATATAGTAGGGGACAATGAGAAATATTGTACAAAATGCGGGTCCGTGATCACTAAAGAAGCTGTGATCTGTCCTAAATGTGGAGTTAAACAACCATCAATCGGTTCTTCAGGAGAGAAGAACAAAGTGGCTGCCGGAATACTTGGAATACTACTGGGAGGACTTGGAGCGCACAAGTTCTACCTGGGTCAAGTCGGTACAGGAATTTTGTACTTGTGCTTTAGCTGGACCATGATACCTTCACTTATAGGTCTGATCGAAGGAATAATCTACCTCACAATGTCCGATGATGATTTTAACAGCAAGTATAACTAA
- the wrbA gene encoding NAD(P)H:quinone oxidoreductase type IV translates to MKINVIFYSLYGHNYKMAQAVAEGAREVEGAEVGLFQVQETFTPEVLEKMRATESKKSFEHIPVATVDNLTEADALIFGTPTRFGMMAAQMRAFLDRTGGIWVKGTLIGKVGSVFTSSSTQHGGQEATILSFHTTLLHHGMIIVGVPYSEERQSTLDEITGGSPYGASTITGSGPGTRQPSENELWIARFQGRHVAEITKKLVGE, encoded by the coding sequence ATGAAAATAAATGTGATTTTTTACAGTTTGTACGGGCATAATTACAAAATGGCTCAGGCTGTTGCCGAAGGCGCCAGGGAAGTTGAAGGTGCTGAAGTTGGACTTTTTCAGGTTCAGGAAACATTCACTCCTGAGGTCCTCGAAAAAATGAGAGCTACAGAATCAAAAAAGAGCTTTGAGCATATCCCTGTTGCAACAGTTGACAATCTCACTGAAGCAGATGCCCTCATCTTTGGCACTCCAACAAGGTTTGGCATGATGGCTGCACAGATGCGTGCTTTCCTTGACAGGACAGGAGGCATCTGGGTGAAGGGTACACTCATCGGCAAAGTGGGCAGTGTTTTCACATCCAGCAGCACTCAGCATGGAGGTCAGGAAGCAACAATTCTGAGTTTCCATACAACGCTGCTGCATCATGGAATGATCATAGTTGGTGTTCCGTATTCAGAAGAAAGGCAGTCAACTCTTGATGAGATCACAGGTGGCAGTCCTTATGGAGCCTCTACAATTACCGGCAGTGGTCCCGGTACGAGACAGCCAAGTGAGAATGAGCTTTGGATTGCGAGGTTTCAGGGAAGGCATGTTGCGGAAATTACGAAGAAGTTGGTTGGTGAGTAG